A portion of the Pseudomonas protegens CHA0 genome contains these proteins:
- a CDS encoding bifunctional metallophosphatase/5'-nucleotidase, protein MSRLRPMPRMLGALTLALVTLAGCSSLSEPPQPVAVNIVAINDLHGYLQANPFSYKDPQAPGGVRKLAAGGIATLGGMLAQLRQQDPQLLFIGAGDLVGGSPPLSAMWADEPTLDALRQMGMKLSAIGNHELDNGKAEFLRQLNGGCQSSRPDKACQFRPNYPGSGFPYLAANLLDSDTGKPLLPAYRIEEVRGVKVAFVGAVLRDVASVVSAKGMRGLQVADEAESINKLIPELNAQGVNAIVAVVHQGGSTPEPFDKQDCSQLGGDIVDVAKRLDPAVDVLISAHSHQGYLCKVGPLLVTQGNSYGHLLTHLTLQVTPGQHRVASIQALNLLADPARYPQDPALAQLQQEVEARSNQVLLKPVGAIAASPIARRADAAGEMPIGDLIADAHLAGGRANGAQIAFMNTGGIRSDLALEPGQTRVNYGQLATLQPFNNNLIAFDLTGRQIEQVLNQQWKGADDANILQVSQGFTYRWDPKRPPDSRVVPGSVRLNGKPLQAGANYRLVMNGFLADGGDRFSLFKSGLNRSDLGVSDLEAMLHYLKDMDQQGKPVGSSTSAGRIQRSL, encoded by the coding sequence ATGTCCCGTCTTCGTCCCATGCCCCGGATGCTGGGGGCACTGACCCTGGCCCTGGTCACCCTGGCCGGTTGCAGCTCGCTGTCTGAACCGCCGCAACCGGTGGCGGTGAACATCGTCGCCATCAACGATCTGCACGGCTACCTGCAAGCCAACCCCTTCAGCTACAAGGACCCCCAGGCCCCGGGCGGCGTGCGCAAGCTTGCGGCCGGCGGCATCGCCACCCTGGGCGGCATGCTTGCCCAACTGCGCCAGCAGGACCCGCAACTGCTGTTCATCGGCGCCGGCGACCTGGTGGGAGGCAGCCCGCCGTTGTCGGCCATGTGGGCCGACGAGCCGACCCTGGACGCCCTGCGCCAGATGGGCATGAAACTCAGCGCCATCGGCAATCACGAACTGGACAACGGCAAGGCCGAGTTCCTGCGCCAGCTCAATGGCGGCTGCCAGTCGTCGCGGCCGGACAAGGCCTGCCAGTTCCGCCCGAACTACCCCGGCAGCGGCTTCCCCTACCTGGCGGCCAACCTGCTGGACAGCGACACCGGCAAGCCGTTGCTGCCGGCCTACCGCATCGAAGAGGTGCGCGGGGTCAAGGTGGCCTTTGTCGGCGCGGTGCTGCGGGACGTGGCCTCGGTGGTCAGCGCCAAGGGCATGCGCGGTTTGCAGGTGGCCGACGAAGCCGAATCCATCAACAAGCTGATCCCCGAACTCAATGCCCAGGGTGTCAACGCCATCGTCGCCGTGGTGCACCAGGGCGGCTCGACCCCGGAGCCGTTCGACAAGCAGGACTGCTCGCAGCTCGGCGGCGATATCGTCGACGTGGCCAAGCGCCTGGACCCGGCGGTGGACGTGCTGATCAGCGCCCACTCGCACCAGGGCTACCTGTGCAAGGTCGGGCCGCTGCTGGTGACCCAGGGCAATTCCTACGGCCACCTGCTGACTCACCTGACCCTGCAAGTGACCCCGGGCCAGCACCGGGTGGCGAGCATCCAGGCCCTCAACCTGCTGGCCGATCCGGCCCGTTATCCACAGGACCCGGCCCTGGCGCAGTTGCAACAGGAGGTCGAGGCCCGTAGCAACCAGGTGCTGCTCAAGCCGGTGGGGGCGATTGCCGCCTCGCCGATTGCCCGGCGTGCCGACGCGGCCGGGGAAATGCCCATCGGTGACCTGATTGCCGACGCGCATCTGGCCGGCGGCCGGGCCAACGGCGCACAGATCGCCTTCATGAACACCGGCGGCATTCGCAGCGACCTGGCCCTGGAGCCCGGGCAGACCCGGGTCAACTACGGGCAACTGGCGACGTTGCAGCCGTTCAACAACAACCTGATCGCTTTCGACCTCACGGGCCGGCAGATCGAACAGGTGCTCAACCAGCAATGGAAGGGCGCGGACGATGCCAACATCCTGCAAGTGTCCCAGGGCTTCACCTATCGCTGGGACCCCAAGCGCCCGCCGGACAGCCGTGTCGTCCCCGGCAGCGTGCGCCTCAACGGCAAGCCGCTGCAGGCCGGCGCGAACTACCGGCTGGTGATGAACGGCTTCCTGGCCGATGGCGGCGACCGCTTCAGCCTGTTCAAGAGCGGCCTGAACCGCAGCGACCTGGGGGTCAGCGACCTGGAGGCGATGCTGCACTACCTCAAGGACATGGACCAGCAGGGCAAGCCCGTGGGCTCCAGCACCAGTGCCGGGCGCATCCAGCGATCCCTGTAA
- a CDS encoding MotA/TolQ/ExbB proton channel family protein, which produces MDMNLLHDITFYTMYGAAAIAAFIAVERGIYFSFSLRQAKKLETVLNPKMHSVDDLPAPLRERNSLPLEMVAELFAHKQGLASHKDLEDLSESIYIATRSKLMHGLWLLETVVTAAPLLGLLGTILGIIDTFKALAETGVSDPGEVSKGIGTALYATALGIAIALGSMIFHNHFQDRVERITDHLKILLLRAGMGTALKAPPAPQVVHGSLQPA; this is translated from the coding sequence ATGGACATGAATCTGCTGCACGACATCACCTTCTACACCATGTACGGCGCTGCCGCGATTGCCGCCTTCATCGCGGTGGAGCGGGGCATCTACTTCAGCTTCAGCCTGCGCCAGGCGAAGAAACTGGAGACCGTGCTCAACCCGAAGATGCACAGCGTCGACGATCTGCCGGCCCCGCTACGCGAGCGCAACAGCCTGCCCCTGGAAATGGTCGCCGAGCTGTTTGCCCACAAGCAGGGGCTGGCCAGCCACAAGGACCTGGAAGACCTCAGCGAGTCGATCTACATCGCCACCCGCAGCAAGCTGATGCATGGCCTGTGGCTGCTGGAAACCGTGGTTACCGCTGCGCCCTTGCTGGGCCTCTTGGGCACCATCCTGGGGATCATCGACACCTTCAAGGCCCTGGCCGAGACCGGCGTCAGCGACCCGGGCGAAGTGTCCAAGGGTATCGGCACCGCGCTGTATGCCACGGCCCTGGGGATCGCCATTGCCCTGGGCAGCATGATCTTCCACAACCACTTCCAGGACCGGGTCGAGCGCATCACCGACCACCTGAAGATCCTGCTGCTGCGCGCCGGCATGGGCACCGCGCTGAAGGCCCCGCCGGCACCCCAGGTGGTCCACGGCAGCCTGCAACCTGCCTGA
- a CDS encoding TonB-dependent receptor family protein yields MKINKLYALLLASGLGSFAPLVLADDTVDVGSVNVAGKQTLGNGHMIKEESAKGRSTVTKEAMDQMAPTANAVDKLKYTPGINVSSTDASGLSGTNFTMRGMNSDQVGLSADGFPINDSGDYSIYPNLMGDPENFSEVFVTQGSSEADGPHIGSSGGNIGLVTVRPTKDFGVFVKQSVGSNNLRKSFARLNTGELGGFKTWVSASHTEGDKWKGKGTLRADKIEWNTLFEDGNGNSTNAIVKYNLQENYNYNSVSKSQFQTQGRRLDYSESTVFKNGSVSQSYKLNRNPFESVTASVTQRFQLRDDLSLTFNPYYVWSNGGSFSGQTATTLSSTSSRAGNYDLSGLPSGTYYRPSWTETWRPGMTTKLKWDLNEEHSLDVGYWYERARQRQTQPFIGIKGNGAPENVWGDYNGSDQLVDRNGATVQGRHQYTVTPAQKLWVQDTWQATPDLTLTGALAYQYVERDGNNLGSLTDKPEKRDAKYHEFLPSFNAKYQVDPNNQAFYNVTRNMRTPPNYVLYNKGDSISLKPELSWNQELGWRYSEENMALSATLFYITFKDRQISTTDLNGDYVVANVGEVKNRGLELEWSGLLPHNFNYYASYTYTKSEQMDDLTNKNVLLPTSGKQLTNVPENMFNLSLGYDDSLYYGNVVGKYVGAFYGDLTNDEKISGRTVFDLNAGIHLPVDKKVLKSATLRFSMLNVFDKEYLASVRTVSFNSVRTNGLAPSTAYYNVGEERTAMVSLEAAF; encoded by the coding sequence GTGAAGATCAATAAACTTTATGCCCTGCTTCTGGCATCGGGCCTGGGCAGTTTTGCGCCACTGGTTTTGGCCGACGATACCGTGGACGTAGGTTCGGTGAACGTTGCCGGTAAACAGACCCTGGGCAACGGCCACATGATCAAGGAAGAAAGCGCCAAGGGCCGCTCCACCGTGACCAAGGAGGCCATGGATCAGATGGCCCCCACCGCCAACGCCGTGGACAAGCTCAAGTACACCCCGGGGATCAACGTTTCCAGCACCGACGCCTCGGGCCTGAGCGGCACCAACTTCACCATGCGCGGGATGAACTCCGACCAGGTCGGGCTCTCCGCCGACGGTTTCCCGATCAACGACTCGGGGGACTACAGCATCTACCCGAACCTGATGGGCGACCCGGAGAACTTCAGTGAAGTCTTCGTCACCCAGGGTTCGTCCGAAGCCGACGGCCCGCACATCGGTTCCAGCGGTGGCAACATCGGCCTGGTGACCGTGCGCCCGACCAAGGATTTCGGGGTGTTCGTCAAGCAGTCTGTGGGTTCCAACAACCTGCGCAAATCCTTTGCCCGCCTCAACACCGGCGAGCTGGGGGGCTTCAAGACCTGGGTCTCGGCGTCCCATACCGAAGGTGACAAGTGGAAGGGCAAGGGCACCTTGCGGGCCGACAAGATCGAGTGGAACACCCTGTTCGAAGACGGCAACGGCAACTCCACCAACGCCATCGTCAAATACAACCTGCAGGAAAACTACAACTACAACAGCGTCAGCAAGTCCCAGTTCCAGACCCAGGGCCGGCGCCTGGACTACTCGGAAAGCACCGTGTTCAAGAACGGCAGCGTGTCCCAGTCCTACAAGCTCAACCGCAACCCCTTCGAAAGCGTGACCGCCTCGGTGACCCAGCGCTTCCAGCTGCGCGACGACCTGAGCCTGACCTTCAACCCGTACTACGTCTGGTCCAACGGCGGCAGCTTCAGCGGCCAGACCGCCACCACCTTGTCCAGCACCTCCAGCCGGGCCGGCAACTATGACCTGAGCGGGCTGCCCAGCGGCACCTACTACCGGCCTTCGTGGACCGAGACCTGGCGCCCCGGCATGACCACCAAGCTCAAATGGGACCTTAACGAAGAGCACAGCCTGGACGTCGGCTACTGGTACGAGCGCGCCCGCCAGCGCCAGACCCAGCCCTTCATTGGCATCAAGGGCAACGGCGCTCCGGAAAACGTCTGGGGCGACTACAACGGCTCCGACCAACTGGTGGACCGCAATGGCGCGACGGTCCAGGGCCGCCACCAGTACACCGTGACCCCGGCGCAGAAACTCTGGGTGCAGGACACCTGGCAGGCGACCCCGGACCTGACCCTTACCGGGGCCCTGGCCTACCAGTACGTGGAGCGTGATGGCAACAACCTGGGCAGCCTCACCGACAAGCCGGAAAAACGCGACGCCAAGTACCACGAGTTCCTGCCCAGCTTCAACGCCAAGTACCAGGTGGACCCGAACAACCAGGCGTTCTACAACGTCACCCGCAACATGCGCACGCCGCCCAACTACGTGCTCTACAACAAGGGTGATTCCATCAGCCTGAAACCCGAGCTGAGCTGGAACCAGGAACTGGGCTGGCGCTACAGCGAGGAGAACATGGCCCTGAGCGCGACCCTGTTCTACATCACCTTCAAGGACCGGCAGATCTCCACCACCGACCTCAATGGCGACTACGTCGTGGCCAACGTCGGCGAAGTGAAGAACCGTGGCCTGGAGCTGGAGTGGAGCGGCCTCTTGCCACACAACTTCAACTACTACGCCTCGTACACCTACACCAAGTCCGAGCAGATGGATGACCTGACCAACAAGAACGTGCTGCTGCCGACGTCCGGCAAACAGCTGACCAACGTTCCGGAAAACATGTTCAACCTGAGCCTGGGCTACGACGATTCGCTCTACTACGGCAACGTGGTGGGCAAGTACGTCGGCGCCTTCTACGGCGACCTGACCAACGACGAGAAGATCTCCGGACGCACCGTGTTCGACCTCAATGCCGGTATCCACCTGCCGGTGGACAAGAAGGTGCTGAAGTCCGCGACCCTGCGCTTCTCGATGCTCAACGTGTTCGACAAGGAATACCTGGCGTCGGTACGCACCGTGTCTTTCAACTCGGTAAGGACCAATGGCCTGGCGCCAAGCACCGCCTATTACAACGTGGGTGAAGAACGCACCGCGATGGTCTCCCTGGAAGCTGCGTTCTGA